A window of Rosa rugosa chromosome 7, drRosRugo1.1, whole genome shotgun sequence genomic DNA:
AACAAGGgaaaaaattataaaagaaGTTCCAACACAAACCGGAAGGAATAAGGAGATATTATAATCTTGAAACTACATCTACAAAGCACATTGCACTACATAAACTGCATATATCTACTATTTTCTCATCATTGATATGAACACTAAATTCTGATTAACAGTATGAAATTTGACGACATAACTGTCTACAATCATATGATTACATTATTGTATTGCACAATTAATTCAAATCTTTGTTAGCAGGACCGAGATCTACAATGAGAGATGAAATCACAAAAAGTTTTCTGTTTATATATGTATTTGTtatttacttgtttattttaattttcaatactGGTAGCTAGCACTCCCCAACTTTGTTTTACAACCTGTGACTATACTAAGCATATTCTCCTCTAAAAAACTATACTAAGCACTCACTTGAGCAGATGGGAAACTGTGATATTCAAAGATCGATGTGTTAAAAAGCTACCTGAGATTGGTAGACTCAAGAAAATGACATTCAGCATTTCAAACAGGTCGTGGATGGCATCAGTAGATTCATTAGAACCACCTTTTTCCACTCTTGGATTGCTTGAGCTTCATCACTAGTTCCTCACGCTCAGCTTCTACCTCTGCATATCTCAGGCTCATGTTCAAGTAGCGCTCACGAATCTCTTTCAATTCTGTCTCTAGAGATGATTTCGAGCGTTCAAATCTATCTTTTGCCACTACTTCAGCTCTTGAATTTTGATGAGCATCCGCATGGTTGTTTCGGGTTAGCCTGTGGTGTAGCAACATAAATTAGTCTGTCAAGACTGAATCATCAATGATTTGAGGAAAGAAGGAAAATGTTACTGTCATTTAATGCATTTTGAGCGCTTAATGTATTCCTCCTACACTCACCTATCAAGTTGAAGTTTATAAGTGTTATTTGCTTCCAATGCCTTAACAAGTTCATCCTCAAGCATCTTAATCTTCAAACCAGAGTCAACTCCAATATCACGAGGACTTGCATCATGGCTGTCAATTCCATTATCATCCTGTAAGGGAAAGATAAAATCAAAATAGATGCTTTGAAAAGATGCATAAGATCATCACATTGAGAGgctccaaatatatatatatatatatatatatatatatatatatatatatatatattatgcaCAAATCAATCACCTTTCTATATCATTGTGTATGGGTGTCTGTAATGTGATAACTTAAATGAAAACCAACTATTATTGCAATATTAGCAGTAGAAGCAggatgaaataaatattttagATGTCTAACCACTCTCTAATCTATAACGAAAATATTGATCTTTCATAAGTCCTTGTACCTGACCATTCTTCACTAGGGGCTTCCTTCTATTATCACGACGATGACTGCTGTTCTTCACCATTTCATTCTGTTCAATGAAAGCACGTCAGAAATACATATTGTTTCAGTCTTGAGAGTAACTATCGACATGCAAATAAAGAACAAACGGTACTTACTTTTGAGAGCTTCTTATCTTCAGTGACTTTGGCACTGCTTCTTGACTTTAGATCCCTCTGGTTCTGTTTTTCTTCCCTAATTAGTTTCAATTCTTGTTCAAGGGACTGAGATCTTCTTAGGCACTCatctttctcctcctcgagtagCTGTAGTTTTTGTTGATACTGCTCGTTGGCTCTTCTGAACTGGTTGAGCTCATTCTTCAGCTCAGCATCTTGTGCAAATAAAGCCTCTTTCGCAATTAGATCACCTTCCATCCGCAGAACTTTCCTCTCCAAGACAGCTTTATTATGTTTGCAATCCTCCAATTCAGATAAGACCATATCCAATGTTGAAATCTTCTCGAGGAATGAATTCTTCTCTGCCTTCAGATATTCATATTCCTCAGACACGGAATCCAGCAGTGCTTCCAATTTCTCTTTCTCAAGCTTGATCGCGTCAAGCTCATTCTTTATAGCCAACACTTCATCCTGACAATGAGTTAAATTCTGTAGTTGAGTATCCAGTAGTGATTCCAATTTCTCTTTCTCAAGCTTAGTCGCATCAAGCTCATTCTTAACAGCCAACATTTCATCCTGACAATGAGTTAAATTCTGCAGTTGAACCTTCAGATTGGTAGATTCTTCCACCAGCTGTTGCTGTTCATAATCAGAAACTGTAAGTTTTAGTTCCAGATTGTTCACAGTGGTCTTCAATTTTGCTTCACTTGACTTGTAATTCTCCAACAACTTCAATAGCCTTTCATGGTCAGCCATCATTGTTTCCTGGATTTGTTTAGAAGCAGCAAGATCAACTGATAGGCCTTGTAGCTTCTCTTCATATTCTGCTCTCATAATATTGAGTTCATTCTCAGTCTGTATCGCTCTAGATTGAACCTCTAGCAGAGCAGACTCAAGATCTACCTTCTCAGCTCGTAATCTGGATGCTTCGTGGAAAGCACCTGAAGCTAGTTCTTCGCTTTCTTTATGAGTCTCAGAAAGTTGCTTGTTGAGTCGTTCTACCTCTTGCTGAAGGTTCTCAACTTCCACTGCCTTCTCCAAATACATCTTATTCAACAAGCTCTCTTCCGAAATAAGTTTCTCCTTATGTTGGATGGTTTCATCACGAAGTGCATCTAATTCCGAATTTAGGATTTTCTCTTTTGAGGCAATGCTTTCCATCATCAAAGATAGATCTTGTTCCAACACTTCAACTATTTTCGAGCAATCTGTAAAGCGCTTGTGAGATTCAGTCAACCTTGCCTCCAAGTAGGTACATTGCTCATGCAACTCCAGCTTTTGTGTTTTCAGCTCCTCATTTGATTTCTCAAGCGAATTGCACTCTTCAATGAGGGTCTCCACAGTAGCTTGTAACTTTGGATTTGCCCTTCTAAGAAATTCACATTCTTCTCGAGCTTCTGACCACTGACTTTGCAATTCCTGTAATTTCTGTTTCAGTTCAACTTTATCAGATTCCATCTCAACTTTTAAGCTGCTGATTTCATCTTGGAGCTTTAGAGAATAAGATTTGGAATTCTCTAGTTCTAATTGATTAGCCTCCTTTTCATCTGTCAAACATCTTAGCTGAGCTTCTAGAGCAGAAATACGTTCTGATAATTGTCTGTTTTGTTGTTCAAGCTCAGACAAGTGAAATTCCAGTTCATATTTATCAGCTTCAAGCTCTGAAGATTTCTTTTCAAGTATCTTATTGGTAGAAACATGCGAATCCACATTGCTGCTGAGCACCACTAGATCATTTCGCAAATCATTCAAACACTTGGTGGTGAGCTCACTTTCTCTTAGCACAATTTCCATGTGTTCTTCTAGCTCGACTTTTTCCCTTTGTAGATTGGAAAACTGAGCCTCTAATTCATTGTGCACCTGTCGTAGAGCcctggtttcttcttctttggttagCAAGTTATCCTCCAGTTTGGCTATCTCAGACCTTTTCTCTGTCAATTCTTTCCCCAGATCTGTGACTTTAATTTCAAGTTCCATTTTTAAACTCTCAAGCACTTGAATTGAAAGATCATGATTATTCGTAATCTCCCCAAGCACCATCTTATTGCAATTCTCCTCTGCATTTTGTATGTGGGATTTCCGTTCAGCCACTTTGGACTCAAAGCTGTTAAAAGAATCCACCAAAAGCTCAGTGGTGGGAAGATCAACAGGTGCATGTCCCCCTGCAGAATTGTTCTTTGCTTCCTTAAGCTTGAATAAGAGTTCAAGGTTTTCATCCGTCAGCTCATTACAATCTGTCTCTAGCTCCTGCAACTTTTCTTTCAAGACTTCAATTTGTCTGATCAGATCTGTTTCACCTCCAT
This region includes:
- the LOC133720523 gene encoding sporulation-specific protein 15-like isoform X2, with the protein product MFRIHRNRPAKSGERIDFKFSQFKAVQVPRGWDKLYVSIVSVETGKPIAKSSKAAVRNGSCQWSEALSESIWISQDDSSKEMEDSLFKLVVAMGSARSGILGEATVNMSDYITSSSTAPVSLPLKKCNYGTVLQVKINCLKPRARVRDEESKETSSHLEEQNGTGNDVDGKSDGSGSTFGRSLGSSSTKDFGLTSNPGEPGSRGSSFSAAGSHCSYESAEGSIRRDPILLGSNLTGEGNLLIGRQDSTSSQTSSMPGNFPAISSPSNHSSFNSRITEVTIEELHAEAKMWERNARKLMLDLDILRTEFSDQSKKQANLNMELSAAYAERDSLKKEVEHLKVSFESSVMRQTASEDLSQGGVSHIEKALQDELKFQKESIANLDLQLKRSQESNIELVSVLQELEETIEEQKMELENLSELQSKLIEMENSIQITTEENSNLTRQLQKLQESENKLQDMVQQLEQALEEKNRDVEKGSGLEKRSLSDIETEYSSTLFDKEEEIIQLREKLSESLKESHSAEMRSITMNGGETDLIRQIEVLKEKLQELETDCNELTDENLELLFKLKEAKNNSAGGHAPVDLPTTELLVDSFNSFESKVAERKSHIQNAEENCNKMVLGEITNNHDLSIQVLESLKMELEIKVTDLGKELTEKRSEIAKLEDNLLTKEEETRALRQVHNELEAQFSNLQREKVELEEHMEIVLRESELTTKCLNDLRNDLVVLSSNVDSHVSTNKILEKKSSELEADKYELEFHLSELEQQNRQLSERISALEAQLRCLTDEKEANQLELENSKSYSLKLQDEISSLKVEMESDKVELKQKLQELQSQWSEAREECEFLRRANPKLQATVETLIEECNSLEKSNEELKTQKLELHEQCTYLEARLTESHKRFTDCSKIVEVLEQDLSLMMESIASKEKILNSELDALRDETIQHKEKLISEESLLNKMYLEKAVEVENLQQEVERLNKQLSETHKESEELASGAFHEASRLRAEKVDLESALLEVQSRAIQTENELNIMRAEYEEKLQGLSVDLAASKQIQETMMADHERLLKLLENYKSSEAKLKTTVNNLELKLTVSDYEQQQLVEESTNLKVQLQNLTHCQDEMLAVKNELDATKLEKEKLESLLDTQLQNLTHCQDEVLAIKNELDAIKLEKEKLEALLDSVSEEYEYLKAEKNSFLEKISTLDMVLSELEDCKHNKAVLERKVLRMEGDLIAKEALFAQDAELKNELNQFRRANEQYQQKLQLLEEEKDECLRRSQSLEQELKLIREEKQNQRDLKSRSSAKVTEDKKLSKNEMVKNSSHRRDNRRKPLVKNGQDDNGIDSHDASPRDIGVDSGLKIKMLEDELVKALEANNTYKLQLDRLTRNNHADAHQNSRAEVVAKDRFERSKSSLETELKEIRERYLNMSLRYAEVEAEREELVMKLKQSKSGKRWF
- the LOC133720523 gene encoding sporulation-specific protein 15-like isoform X1 yields the protein MFRIHRNRPAKSGERIDFKFSQFKAVQVPRGWDKLYVSIVSVETGKPIAKSSKAAVRNGSCQWSEALSESIWISQDDSSKEMEDSLFKLVVAMGSARSGILGEATVNMSDYITSSSTAPVSLPLKKCNYGTVLQVKINCLKPRARVRDEESKETSSHLEEQNGTGNDVDGKSDGSGSTFGRSLGSSSTKDFGLTSNPGEPGSRGSSFSAAGSHCSYESAEGSIRRDPILLGSNLTGEGNLLIGRQDSTSSQTSSMPGNFPAISSPSNHSSFNSRITGAGNHSQNSRRDIPESPLRTTSSSKNLLETAEVTIEELHAEAKMWERNARKLMLDLDILRTEFSDQSKKQANLNMELSAAYAERDSLKKEVEHLKVSFESSVMRQTASEDLSQGGVSHIEKALQDELKFQKESIANLDLQLKRSQESNIELVSVLQELEETIEEQKMELENLSELQSKLIEMENSIQITTEENSNLTRQLQKLQESENKLQDMVQQLEQALEEKNRDVEKGSGLEKRSLSDIETEYSSTLFDKEEEIIQLREKLSESLKESHSAEMRSITMNGGETDLIRQIEVLKEKLQELETDCNELTDENLELLFKLKEAKNNSAGGHAPVDLPTTELLVDSFNSFESKVAERKSHIQNAEENCNKMVLGEITNNHDLSIQVLESLKMELEIKVTDLGKELTEKRSEIAKLEDNLLTKEEETRALRQVHNELEAQFSNLQREKVELEEHMEIVLRESELTTKCLNDLRNDLVVLSSNVDSHVSTNKILEKKSSELEADKYELEFHLSELEQQNRQLSERISALEAQLRCLTDEKEANQLELENSKSYSLKLQDEISSLKVEMESDKVELKQKLQELQSQWSEAREECEFLRRANPKLQATVETLIEECNSLEKSNEELKTQKLELHEQCTYLEARLTESHKRFTDCSKIVEVLEQDLSLMMESIASKEKILNSELDALRDETIQHKEKLISEESLLNKMYLEKAVEVENLQQEVERLNKQLSETHKESEELASGAFHEASRLRAEKVDLESALLEVQSRAIQTENELNIMRAEYEEKLQGLSVDLAASKQIQETMMADHERLLKLLENYKSSEAKLKTTVNNLELKLTVSDYEQQQLVEESTNLKVQLQNLTHCQDEMLAVKNELDATKLEKEKLESLLDTQLQNLTHCQDEVLAIKNELDAIKLEKEKLEALLDSVSEEYEYLKAEKNSFLEKISTLDMVLSELEDCKHNKAVLERKVLRMEGDLIAKEALFAQDAELKNELNQFRRANEQYQQKLQLLEEEKDECLRRSQSLEQELKLIREEKQNQRDLKSRSSAKVTEDKKLSKNEMVKNSSHRRDNRRKPLVKNGQDDNGIDSHDASPRDIGVDSGLKIKMLEDELVKALEANNTYKLQLDRLTRNNHADAHQNSRAEVVAKDRFERSKSSLETELKEIRERYLNMSLRYAEVEAEREELVMKLKQSKSGKRWF